The genomic DNA ACCAGTGCCTGGGACGCGGCGATGGCTTCCTGGGCCTGTTCGGTAAACTTTTCCTGTTTCATGATGTGTCCTTTCACGGCGGCCGCGGCCGTCTATTCTTCTTCCAGTTTGCGGTACAACCGCTGCAATTCAGCCTTCAGCAATTCATTTTCACGGGCGAGCTGGTTCATTTTCTCCAGCATGTTGTTGATGACTTCCACGCCGGCCATGTTGACCCCCAGGTCATCCATCAGGTTCCGCACCCGCCGCAGTATGTCAATATCATATTCCGAATACAGCCGGATATTGCCCGGCGACCGCTGCGGTTTGACCAGCCCGGAACGCTCATAATAACGCAGGGTGTGCGTTTTAACCCCGATAAGCTCGGCGGCAACGTGAATCACATAACGCGGACGGTGCATTTCTTCTGTCATCTTGTCCTCCCTGCGGGGAAATCTTTAATCAGTTATTGGTCATTTGAGTTCTAATATCGGGTATTTCCAGCTAGCCGTCCGGTCTGAGCTTCGCCAGTTCGGCAAACAGTTCTTTCTCCCGATCTGTCAGATTGGCCGGCAGTTTAACGTTGATTTTGGCAATAAGGTCGCCGTGGCCGGTCTTGCCGAGGTGCGGCATCCCCTGTCCGGTCAGCTTGAAGGTGCGGCCGTTCTGGGTTTCCGGCGGCACTTTTAGTGCCAGTTTGGTGCCCTTGATAGTGGGGACGTGAACCTCGCCGCCCAGGGCGGCAACGGTCAGCGGAACATCAATGGTTTCCATCAGGTCATCGCCCTTGCGTTCAAATCTTGAATGCGGCGCCACCTTGACCACCAGGAACAGGTCGCCGCGCGCGCCGCCGCCGGAGCCTTCGCCGCCTTTGCCGGCCAGCCGCACCCGGGAGCCGTTGGTCACCCCGGCCGGGATTTTCACTTCCAGCTTGGAATCCTGCATCGCCAGTTGCCGGGCGGTGCCGTGGTAGGCTTCTTCCAGCGATACTTCTACCCCGTATTCCAGGTCCTGACCCTTGTGAGCGCGCCGCCGGCCACCACCGCCGCCGCGGAACATCTGGTCAAAGATACTGCCGATATCTTCACCGGCGTAACCGCCGCCGCCCTGCTGAAAATCAAAACCGCCGAACGGATTGCCGCCGCCACCGAAGGGGTTGCCACCGCCGGGCTGCTGCTGGTAACGGGCGCCGCCCGCCTTTTCAAAAGCATCGGCGTGCTGCCACTGGTCGCCGTACTTGTCGTACTTGGCGCGCTTGTCTTTATCAGACAGAACTTCGTTGGCTTCGTTGATTTCCTTGAATTTGGCCTCGGCGGCCTTGTCGCCCGGGTTCACATCCGGGTGGTATTTGCGCGCCAGCTTGCGGAAGGCCTTCTTGACCTCGTCCGTGGTGGCAGTCTTGTTGACTCCGAGTATGGCGTAATAGTCTTTACCGGCCATCGGGACCTCTTCTCATGCGGGAAAGTTGACTTATTATAGCATTCATCAGCTTTCTTGTCCAAGTTTAGCCAGTTTTCTTAACACTTCTATATTAAGTTCCACCGACCCTGAATAATAGCTGAGTCAATTGTAACGCGACCGATGGTGAGGTCAAAAAAGCGGGGCTAGTTGTCGGCCGTCAGCTTT from Dehalogenimonas sp. W includes the following:
- a CDS encoding MerR family transcriptional regulator, yielding MTEEMHRPRYVIHVAAELIGVKTHTLRYYERSGLVKPQRSPGNIRLYSEYDIDILRRVRNLMDDLGVNMAGVEVINNMLEKMNQLARENELLKAELQRLYRKLEEE
- a CDS encoding DnaJ C-terminal domain-containing protein, whose protein sequence is MAGKDYYAILGVNKTATTDEVKKAFRKLARKYHPDVNPGDKAAEAKFKEINEANEVLSDKDKRAKYDKYGDQWQHADAFEKAGGARYQQQPGGGNPFGGGGNPFGGFDFQQGGGGYAGEDIGSIFDQMFRGGGGGRRRAHKGQDLEYGVEVSLEEAYHGTARQLAMQDSKLEVKIPAGVTNGSRVRLAGKGGEGSGGGARGDLFLVVKVAPHSRFERKGDDLMETIDVPLTVAALGGEVHVPTIKGTKLALKVPPETQNGRTFKLTGQGMPHLGKTGHGDLIAKINVKLPANLTDREKELFAELAKLRPDG